One genomic segment of Kordiimonas sp. SCSIO 12603 includes these proteins:
- a CDS encoding SMP-30/gluconolactonase/LRE family protein: MTGDILHSVPVQNQLGEGIIWDHRTSTLLWTDILGKRLFQMKWEGIEIIEQALPEKLCSFGLTPNPDRLIAAFETGLAYFTISTQKIEWLHKIYGTEAKNTRLNDGRVDRHGNFWVGGIVEDDSAPTAKLYKLSPTGKLSIHRDTIAISNSLSFSPSGHEIYFADTPNQLIEIAALDGTSPLMWHPFAKTDPHAYPDGATVDKEGNLWSAEWGAGRITAYTPEGKLLTRYNVPATQPTCCTFAGPELNYLCVTSATTGLSHEALGKTSYEGSMFILKTSFTGLPESIFAIKNYIS, from the coding sequence ATGACCGGCGATATTCTTCATAGTGTCCCTGTCCAAAACCAGCTGGGTGAAGGTATTATATGGGATCACCGGACAAGCACCCTTCTCTGGACAGACATACTCGGCAAAAGACTATTTCAGATGAAATGGGAAGGCATTGAAATTATTGAGCAAGCCTTGCCTGAAAAACTATGCTCCTTTGGTTTAACACCCAATCCTGACAGGCTGATAGCAGCTTTTGAAACCGGTCTTGCTTACTTCACAATCAGCACCCAAAAGATTGAGTGGCTGCATAAAATTTACGGCACTGAAGCCAAAAATACCCGGCTTAACGATGGCCGCGTTGACCGTCATGGTAATTTCTGGGTTGGTGGTATCGTGGAAGATGATAGCGCTCCTACAGCAAAACTCTATAAACTTAGCCCTACTGGCAAACTTAGTATTCACCGGGATACGATTGCCATCAGTAACAGCTTGAGCTTTTCTCCGTCCGGTCATGAAATATATTTTGCTGACACTCCAAATCAATTAATTGAAATCGCAGCACTTGATGGCACATCGCCCCTTATGTGGCATCCTTTCGCAAAAACCGATCCACATGCTTATCCTGATGGTGCAACTGTCGACAAAGAAGGAAACCTATGGTCCGCCGAATGGGGTGCTGGACGAATAACAGCCTATACTCCTGAAGGTAAATTACTCACAAGGTACAATGTACCAGCAACACAGCCCACCTGCTGCACATTTGCCGGGCCAGAACTCAACTATCTATGCGTTACATCTGCCACGACAGGATTATCCCATGAGGCATTAGGCAAGACATCTTATGAAGGCAGTATGTTTATTTTAAAGACTAGTTTTACTGGTCTTCCAGAGAGTATTTTTGCAATAAAAAATTACATTTCCTAA
- the tdh gene encoding L-threonine 3-dehydrogenase, translating into MKALVKREADVGLWLEDVPEPELGINDVLIKVMRTAICGTDMHIYNWDEWAQKTIPVPMVVGHEFVGEIIEVGSNVNDFHPGQIVSGEGHVVCGRCRNCMAGRRHLCAQTSGIGVNRPGAFAEYVALPMSNVWEHRPGIDLDVASLFDPLGNAVHTALQWDLLGEDVLITGAGPIGAMAAAVCRHAGARHVVITDVVPERLELAAKLGATRTVDVRSETIEEVQKSLGMSEGFDIGLEMSGNDRAFNDLINNMCHGGKVSILGIPAEGANINWDKVIFNMLTLKGIYGREMYETWYKMSVMIENGLDISSVITHRLPYTEFQQGFDLLNAGKASKVVLNWEA; encoded by the coding sequence ATGAAAGCGCTGGTAAAACGTGAAGCAGATGTAGGGTTATGGCTTGAAGATGTGCCTGAGCCAGAACTTGGAATCAATGACGTGTTGATAAAGGTGATGCGTACAGCGATTTGCGGTACAGATATGCACATTTACAATTGGGACGAATGGGCGCAGAAAACAATTCCTGTACCGATGGTGGTTGGCCATGAGTTTGTTGGCGAAATTATTGAAGTTGGTTCTAACGTAAATGATTTCCATCCCGGCCAAATTGTGTCTGGTGAAGGCCATGTGGTTTGTGGACGTTGCCGGAACTGTATGGCAGGTCGTCGTCATCTTTGTGCGCAAACAAGCGGCATTGGCGTGAACCGTCCTGGTGCGTTTGCAGAATATGTTGCTTTGCCAATGTCAAATGTCTGGGAACACCGTCCGGGTATTGATCTTGATGTAGCTTCTCTGTTTGATCCTTTGGGCAATGCCGTTCACACTGCTCTTCAGTGGGATTTGCTAGGTGAAGATGTTTTGATCACAGGTGCTGGTCCTATTGGCGCAATGGCTGCTGCTGTTTGCCGACATGCTGGGGCACGTCATGTTGTGATCACTGATGTTGTGCCAGAGCGCCTTGAACTTGCAGCTAAACTTGGTGCCACAAGAACAGTTGATGTACGCAGTGAAACAATCGAAGAGGTTCAGAAAAGCCTCGGCATGAGTGAAGGTTTTGATATCGGCTTGGAAATGTCAGGTAATGACCGCGCATTCAATGATCTCATTAACAACATGTGCCATGGCGGTAAGGTTTCTATTCTAGGAATTCCTGCCGAAGGCGCGAACATCAACTGGGATAAAGTTATTTTCAACATGCTCACTTTGAAGGGTATATACGGCCGGGAAATGTATGAAACCTGGTATAAAATGTCAGTTATGATTGAAAATGGGCTTGATATTTCATCAGTAATCACACACCGGTTACCATATACAGAATTCCAACAAGGCTTTGATCTTCTTAATGCTGGGAAAGCCAGCAAAGTTGTATTGAATTGGGAGGCATAG
- a CDS encoding 2-dehydro-3-deoxy-6-phosphogalactonate aldolase — protein MVNSAETYLKEMPLVAILRGIKPDEVVAIGSELINAGFKAIEVPLNSPDPLESIKRLVNAFGSKCLIGAGTVLTPDAVEAVDGAGGKLIVTPNTDPNVIEKAVSLGLLPMPGMATATEALTAVKAGATHLKLFPAGTYGKGHIGALKAVLPINTKIYAVGGVSPDNLAEWLSAGADGVGFASNLYKPGLTAADVAENAKHMITAYKTAQ, from the coding sequence ATAGTGAACAGCGCCGAAACATATCTGAAGGAAATGCCGCTTGTTGCTATTCTCAGAGGTATAAAACCAGATGAGGTAGTTGCCATTGGTTCAGAGCTTATAAATGCAGGCTTCAAAGCCATTGAAGTGCCTCTTAATTCACCGGACCCTCTGGAAAGTATTAAAAGACTGGTGAATGCTTTTGGCAGCAAATGCCTTATTGGTGCAGGAACCGTTCTGACACCAGATGCTGTGGAAGCAGTAGACGGCGCTGGCGGGAAACTGATCGTAACCCCCAACACAGACCCTAATGTAATTGAAAAGGCAGTTAGCCTTGGCTTGCTGCCTATGCCAGGTATGGCAACCGCTACAGAAGCACTGACAGCGGTGAAGGCAGGGGCAACACATCTGAAACTGTTTCCTGCAGGCACATACGGGAAAGGCCATATTGGCGCCTTGAAAGCAGTACTGCCAATCAATACAAAAATCTATGCCGTGGGTGGCGTATCGCCAGATAACTTAGCTGAATGGCTTTCTGCTGGCGCTGACGGTGTGGGCTTTGCTTCAAACCTCTATAAACCGGGCTTAACCGCAGCAGATGTTGCAGAAAATGCAAAACACATGATCACTGCATATAAAACTGCACAGTAA
- a CDS encoding helix-turn-helix domain-containing protein gives MNDKNTPPQIGPRIQDIRKQKGFTLEQLASHSGVSRSMLSQIERGQANPTFATLWSLTQALGLEISDLTESVAEVHHQTIEVMMPNFTPEIKSEDRLCDLKILSPTDQVGRVEWYEISIEAGGKLESEPHTNGSMEHLTAFNGRFQVISGTAKTDVPTGGTARYASDVSHTILNPGQETARGILVVVS, from the coding sequence ATGAACGATAAAAACACACCGCCTCAAATCGGCCCGCGCATTCAAGACATCCGCAAACAGAAGGGCTTTACACTGGAACAGCTTGCTTCCCATTCAGGTGTTTCACGTTCAATGCTTTCTCAAATCGAACGCGGTCAGGCTAATCCAACCTTTGCTACACTCTGGAGCCTTACACAAGCTCTCGGCCTTGAAATCTCAGACCTTACAGAAAGCGTGGCGGAAGTACATCATCAAACCATTGAAGTGATGATGCCAAACTTCACGCCCGAGATTAAAAGCGAAGACAGGCTATGTGATTTGAAAATTCTTAGCCCAACGGATCAGGTTGGCCGGGTAGAATGGTATGAAATTTCTATTGAAGCAGGAGGGAAACTGGAATCTGAACCACACACTAATGGTTCAATGGAACATCTCACAGCATTCAATGGCCGTTTTCAGGTCATCAGCGGCACTGCAAAAACCGATGTGCCTACAGGTGGTACCGCACGGTATGCCAGTGATGTCAGCCATACTATTTTAAACCCCGGGCAGGAAACCGCCCGAGGCATTCTTGTTGTGGTTAGCTAG
- a CDS encoding glycine C-acetyltransferase produces MYGKFQEHLAGQIDTIRSEGLFKNERQITTPQGSSVGISDGSKVINLCANNYLGLAQHAEVNKAAMKGLEEWGYGMASVRFICGTQSLHKQLEDQLSEFLGAEDTILYPSCFDANGGLFETILGPEDAVISDELNHASIIDGVRLSKAKRYRYKNNDMAALEEQLKAADADGARFKLITTDGVFSMDGYIARLDEVCDLAEKYNALVHFDDCHATGFVGAGGKGTHEYRGCMDRVDIITGTLGKALGGASGGYTSGKKEIVELLRQRSRPYLFSNTVAPPVVAGAIKAIELVTTSNDLRDRLNDNAQYFREGMARHGFDLLPGEHPIIPVMLYDAALASKFADEMLKRGVYVVAFSYPVVPNGKARIRTQMSAAITRDELDHAIDAFAQVKKLLID; encoded by the coding sequence ATGTACGGGAAATTCCAGGAGCATCTGGCAGGGCAGATTGATACAATCCGCTCTGAAGGACTTTTTAAAAACGAACGCCAAATAACGACACCGCAAGGTTCATCTGTTGGTATCAGTGATGGTTCCAAGGTTATTAATCTGTGTGCAAACAATTATCTTGGTTTGGCGCAGCATGCAGAAGTGAATAAGGCTGCAATGAAAGGCCTTGAAGAATGGGGCTACGGTATGGCTTCTGTTCGTTTTATCTGCGGTACACAGTCCCTTCATAAGCAGCTTGAAGATCAGCTAAGCGAATTCCTTGGCGCTGAAGATACAATTCTTTATCCAAGTTGTTTTGATGCAAATGGTGGCCTCTTTGAAACTATTCTAGGCCCGGAAGATGCCGTTATTTCTGATGAGCTTAATCACGCGAGTATCATTGATGGTGTGCGCCTGTCGAAGGCTAAGCGTTACCGTTACAAAAATAATGATATGGCAGCGCTTGAGGAGCAGTTGAAGGCTGCGGATGCAGATGGTGCGCGGTTTAAGCTCATCACCACTGACGGCGTGTTCTCAATGGACGGTTATATCGCCCGCCTTGATGAAGTGTGTGATTTGGCTGAAAAATATAATGCTCTGGTGCATTTTGATGATTGTCACGCTACGGGCTTTGTTGGTGCTGGCGGTAAAGGGACGCATGAATACCGGGGCTGTATGGACCGTGTTGATATTATAACCGGTACGCTTGGTAAAGCACTTGGTGGTGCAAGCGGCGGCTATACAAGCGGTAAGAAAGAAATTGTAGAGCTTCTAAGACAGCGTTCACGGCCATACCTGTTTTCAAACACAGTTGCTCCGCCAGTTGTGGCGGGTGCGATTAAGGCCATTGAGCTTGTAACAACATCAAATGATCTTCGCGATCGTTTGAACGATAATGCACAGTATTTCCGTGAAGGTATGGCACGCCACGGGTTTGACCTATTGCCGGGTGAGCACCCAATTATTCCTGTGATGCTTTATGATGCAGCGCTTGCCTCTAAGTTTGCTGATGAAATGCTCAAGCGCGGTGTTTACGTAGTAGCGTTTTCATACCCGGTGGTTCCAAACGGAAAAGCCCGTATTAGAACTCAAATGTCAGCGGCGATTACCAGAGATGAACTGGATCACGCGATTGATGCATTTGCACAAGTTAAAAAGCTTTTGATCGACTAG
- a CDS encoding FadR/GntR family transcriptional regulator, translating into MSLRPGGISFTRQLVNELGVAIVAGEYSRGEAFPTEADLCVKYEASRTAVREAIKMLTAKGLLAARPRHGTWILGEEQWNLLDPDVLTWLLERQFSVTLIKQFTETRRAFEPEAARLAALKMDEEKIAQIAVALERMEASEKGLDDPLASDIAFHVAVLNASDNPFFKQLEEMVKCALTYSIRLTNRFKGVDRASSVDHRAVYEAIAAGQSQIAVEAMQKLIDEALELIEKT; encoded by the coding sequence ATGAGTTTGCGACCTGGAGGTATAAGTTTCACACGACAGCTCGTGAATGAGCTAGGCGTTGCTATTGTCGCTGGGGAGTATTCCCGTGGTGAAGCTTTTCCAACTGAAGCAGATTTATGTGTAAAATATGAAGCAAGTCGTACTGCGGTTCGTGAAGCAATAAAAATGCTTACAGCGAAGGGGTTGCTGGCAGCTCGACCACGCCATGGCACTTGGATACTTGGCGAAGAGCAGTGGAACCTGCTTGATCCTGACGTTTTAACCTGGCTTTTGGAAAGGCAGTTTTCAGTTACTTTGATCAAACAGTTCACGGAAACCCGTCGCGCTTTTGAGCCGGAAGCTGCCCGATTGGCTGCTTTGAAAATGGATGAAGAAAAGATAGCACAAATTGCAGTAGCGCTTGAGCGTATGGAGGCGTCAGAAAAGGGGCTGGATGATCCACTAGCATCAGATATCGCTTTTCATGTAGCTGTGCTTAACGCAAGTGATAATCCATTTTTTAAGCAGCTTGAAGAAATGGTGAAATGCGCACTGACTTACAGTATTCGGCTTACGAATAGATTTAAAGGTGTGGATCGTGCGTCTAGTGTTGATCACAGGGCTGTATATGAGGCGATTGCTGCAGGCCAATCGCAAATTGCAGTGGAAGCGATGCAGAAGCTGATTGATGAAGCGCTAGAGTTGATTGAAAAAACGTAG
- a CDS encoding 2-dehydro-3-deoxygalactonokinase: protein MTGKAYILGDWGTSNLRLYLCGENGTLLDEKSGPGIGSIREKAQETFLNLTSDWQEKYGAMRVTLSGMVGANIGWRKMPYFNCPLNINHLKNQLISFTAEGHQITIVPGLKTKNPLGSPDVMRGEETQIFGVLQMLPELMSGEHLLCLPGTHTKWVHLKNGNIKTFLTTISGELFGLLRKHSVLLDMKVGLPSKVCSAFEAGLARASEQNKTTLLHLIFEVRSKQLVGELPKEDAAAYLSGLITGRDVSGAIQIFGNSNAVKSCVLIGTDTLTNFYKTAMEKHNIHVKTIAGSEAALAGLNAIHTSFQE, encoded by the coding sequence ATGACAGGCAAAGCCTACATCTTGGGAGATTGGGGTACCAGTAATCTGCGCCTTTATCTGTGTGGTGAAAATGGCACTTTGTTGGATGAAAAGAGTGGGCCCGGTATCGGCAGTATACGAGAAAAAGCCCAAGAGACATTCCTCAACCTCACCTCTGACTGGCAAGAAAAATATGGTGCAATGCGGGTTACGTTATCGGGCATGGTAGGGGCTAATATCGGTTGGCGCAAGATGCCTTACTTCAACTGCCCTCTCAACATAAACCACCTCAAAAATCAGCTCATAAGCTTCACAGCAGAAGGGCACCAAATCACTATTGTGCCTGGCTTAAAAACTAAGAATCCCCTCGGTTCTCCTGATGTAATGCGAGGCGAGGAGACCCAGATATTTGGTGTATTGCAAATGTTACCTGAGCTTATGAGTGGTGAACACTTGCTCTGCCTTCCGGGAACGCACACAAAGTGGGTCCATCTGAAAAATGGGAATATTAAAACGTTTCTCACGACCATATCCGGGGAACTGTTCGGTCTTCTCAGAAAACACAGTGTGCTTCTTGATATGAAAGTGGGCTTACCTTCAAAAGTTTGTTCCGCCTTTGAAGCTGGTCTCGCTCGAGCATCAGAGCAAAATAAGACAACACTTCTGCATTTGATTTTTGAAGTGCGCAGCAAACAGTTAGTAGGGGAGCTCCCTAAAGAAGATGCCGCTGCTTATCTTTCAGGTCTTATCACAGGTCGAGATGTTTCTGGCGCCATCCAAATTTTTGGAAATAGTAACGCCGTAAAGTCCTGCGTTCTTATTGGTACGGATACCCTCACAAACTTCTATAAAACAGCTATGGAAAAGCATAATATTCATGTGAAAACAATTGCAGGCTCCGAAGCAGCACTTGCCGGCCTGAATGCTATCCATACATCATTTCAGGAGTAA
- a CDS encoding undecaprenyl-phosphate glucose phosphotransferase: protein MSTDIVDNSAYTSNTKNSIKNKTGIFQLSVKLFIIDIIALFITFFIPWFFRIGIWGTSISSLYLIACLLSLGIFTFMAFNEKCYQEDRLKKPFDGIVTTSKAIILTFSILLFITFLLKETSSFSRIWATTWLMLFLSYVTISRFFIAKHIKKRLASGIGLETAIIIGKVPIAAAFEAFIKEHELNFELVGYSAQREEQKQYQGTLPWLGPCDEISQHIKKYKVDHVFIAEEHTNSPKIKTLLKEINKRSVNCYLVPDLKMEDGFASKRYRNFGAFSAAELSNKPIDRWPAIVKRIEDLTLSIIALLIIWPVLLITALAIKLESKGPVFFKQPRYGFNNELINVYKFRSMYTDMTDLHATQQTTKDDLRVTKVGKFIRKTSIDELPQLFNVLIGNMSLVGPRPHAAQTKAAGKLFEDVVDNYAIRHRVKPGITGLAQVNGWRGETDTEEKIIERVKHDLEYMRNWSFTLDIFILFKTVYALIFSSSKAY, encoded by the coding sequence ATGAGTACTGATATTGTAGATAACTCAGCCTATACTTCGAATACCAAGAACTCAATTAAGAATAAAACCGGCATATTCCAATTATCAGTAAAATTATTTATTATTGATATTATAGCGCTATTCATCACATTCTTTATCCCTTGGTTCTTTAGAATTGGAATTTGGGGTACATCTATTTCAAGCCTTTATTTAATAGCCTGTCTATTGAGTTTAGGCATATTTACTTTTATGGCTTTTAACGAAAAGTGCTATCAAGAAGATCGTTTAAAAAAACCTTTTGACGGCATAGTGACTACATCAAAAGCTATTATTTTAACCTTCAGCATTCTATTATTTATCACCTTCTTGTTGAAAGAAACATCCAGCTTTTCAAGGATCTGGGCTACGACATGGCTTATGCTTTTTCTAAGCTATGTAACTATATCGAGATTTTTTATTGCCAAACACATAAAAAAACGCCTTGCATCTGGCATTGGTCTAGAAACCGCAATTATCATCGGAAAAGTTCCAATAGCAGCTGCATTTGAAGCATTCATTAAAGAACATGAATTGAACTTTGAACTTGTTGGGTATTCGGCTCAGCGAGAGGAACAAAAACAATATCAGGGTACATTACCATGGCTTGGTCCGTGTGATGAGATTAGCCAGCACATAAAAAAATATAAAGTAGACCATGTATTTATCGCAGAAGAGCATACGAACAGCCCAAAAATTAAAACGCTCCTGAAAGAAATTAACAAACGGTCCGTTAACTGTTATCTTGTGCCAGACTTGAAAATGGAAGATGGCTTTGCTTCAAAAAGATATCGAAATTTCGGAGCGTTTTCTGCCGCAGAACTTAGCAATAAACCTATTGATCGCTGGCCTGCAATCGTAAAACGCATTGAAGATTTAACTTTATCTATTATTGCTTTACTCATTATTTGGCCAGTTCTTCTTATAACAGCGCTAGCGATTAAGCTCGAATCTAAAGGACCTGTATTTTTTAAACAACCTAGATATGGTTTTAATAATGAACTTATAAATGTTTATAAATTCCGGTCGATGTATACTGATATGACAGACCTACACGCAACCCAACAAACTACAAAAGATGACCTACGGGTCACTAAGGTCGGAAAGTTTATCAGAAAAACTAGTATTGATGAACTTCCTCAACTTTTTAATGTACTAATCGGAAACATGTCACTAGTTGGCCCTCGACCACACGCAGCTCAAACAAAAGCTGCCGGGAAACTATTTGAAGATGTTGTAGATAACTATGCTATTCGACACCGTGTTAAGCCAGGTATTACGGGCCTTGCGCAAGTAAATGGATGGCGAGGCGAGACAGACACGGAAGAAAAAATAATTGAGCGTGTTAAACATGACTTAGAATATATGAGAAATTGGTCTTTTACTCTTGATATCTTTATTTTATTTAAAACTGTATATGCCTTAATTTTTTCTAGTTCAAAAGCTTATTAA
- a CDS encoding SDR family NAD(P)-dependent oxidoreductase — protein MGRDVTADYCDQVFEGFSNDLMPEYPDLKGKTVFITGGGSGIGAYFAAAFALQGAKVAFVSLSEGPANHICDAIEEKSGYRPLFIQCDIRDIEALKEAIVEAEKALGPVDVLINNAARDLRHKITDFTPAQWGESLDTNLKPHFFTAQAVAEGMITRKVGVIINVGSNSANLGLSGYPAYVAAKAGIVGLTKALATELGPHNIRVNALVPGWVLTERQQRLWVTDKALQECLDQQSIKRPMHGWDIALPALFLASSGAAMLTGQEIIVDGGRV, from the coding sequence ATGGGTAGGGATGTAACCGCTGATTATTGTGATCAGGTTTTTGAAGGCTTTTCAAACGATCTAATGCCTGAGTATCCGGACTTGAAAGGTAAAACGGTTTTCATCACTGGTGGTGGTTCTGGAATAGGTGCGTATTTTGCTGCGGCCTTTGCTTTACAGGGCGCTAAGGTTGCCTTTGTTTCCTTATCGGAAGGACCAGCTAATCATATCTGTGATGCGATTGAGGAAAAGAGCGGCTATCGGCCTTTATTTATCCAGTGCGATATCCGCGATATAGAAGCGCTGAAAGAAGCGATTGTTGAGGCCGAAAAGGCCCTAGGGCCAGTTGATGTACTTATCAATAATGCTGCTAGAGATTTGCGACATAAGATTACAGATTTCACACCAGCCCAGTGGGGTGAGTCTCTTGACACCAATTTAAAGCCGCATTTCTTTACTGCGCAGGCGGTGGCCGAAGGTATGATCACCCGGAAGGTAGGGGTTATTATTAATGTTGGTTCAAACTCCGCTAACCTTGGCCTGTCAGGATACCCTGCCTATGTCGCTGCAAAGGCGGGAATTGTTGGTTTAACAAAGGCATTAGCAACAGAACTTGGGCCACATAATATCAGAGTAAATGCGCTTGTGCCGGGATGGGTACTTACGGAGCGTCAGCAGCGTTTGTGGGTAACCGATAAAGCACTTCAGGAATGCCTTGATCAACAATCTATAAAGCGCCCTATGCATGGCTGGGATATTGCCTTGCCAGCCTTGTTTTTGGCTTCTAGTGGTGCTGCTATGTTGACGGGTCAGGAAATTATCGTTGATGGTGGCAGGGTTTAA
- a CDS encoding O-antigen ligase, translating into MQKLIIALLFLAPALLASARPVWQWMWVTYVAIIVCIASGLNFFGKIQPNLMFFQRVPTIVWLGVAVFLTICFYQILAFTEPVIAKKAAFFSVQGVSYLLFFSIVLYVVKQRDDAKKLLGKILNIIFIYAAIGFALYVSGNEYVLWYKKVVYTKDLTSTFVNKNSFAAYTGMGLILSIMELTEVLSRFNKGDSIDRYYARDTINLFLTSGWKPIIKIVFLAVVLMLTSSRAGVVTSFLMAGLFILVTVIEAKRNTWKSKLLIVSIVIASVVGIFTLSGERLSNRLNSGIMTDGRAIAFPMVLEGIKDSPLVGHGAGSFEYIFQQYRTNSLNIYFDRAHNDYLELAFTVGIPATIALLMAFFAIAWRIKKAMRYTERYRAQLLAILCIMGQLALHSLVDFSLQMPAIAYTFIAIMAIGLVIAGVSLENGRKRVSQ; encoded by the coding sequence GTGCAAAAGTTAATTATTGCTCTGTTGTTTTTAGCACCAGCTTTGTTGGCAAGTGCTAGGCCTGTTTGGCAATGGATGTGGGTCACCTATGTGGCTATAATAGTTTGTATAGCCTCTGGATTAAATTTTTTTGGAAAAATACAGCCTAATTTAATGTTTTTTCAGCGTGTACCAACTATTGTTTGGTTGGGTGTAGCGGTATTTCTTACTATTTGTTTCTATCAGATACTTGCCTTTACTGAACCCGTAATTGCTAAGAAAGCCGCATTTTTCTCTGTTCAGGGGGTAAGCTATTTACTGTTTTTCTCGATTGTCTTGTATGTCGTGAAACAGCGTGATGATGCGAAGAAATTACTGGGGAAAATTTTAAATATTATTTTTATATATGCAGCGATTGGTTTTGCTTTGTATGTGTCAGGGAATGAGTATGTTCTCTGGTATAAGAAAGTAGTCTACACAAAAGATTTGACTTCTACCTTTGTTAACAAAAATAGTTTTGCTGCCTATACCGGTATGGGTTTAATCCTCTCTATTATGGAGTTAACGGAAGTATTGTCTAGGTTTAATAAAGGCGATTCCATCGATCGTTATTATGCCCGAGATACTATCAACCTCTTTTTAACAAGTGGCTGGAAACCTATCATTAAGATAGTTTTTCTGGCCGTTGTTTTGATGTTGACGAGCTCTCGAGCAGGGGTGGTTACTTCGTTTTTAATGGCCGGATTGTTTATCCTAGTCACAGTAATTGAAGCAAAAAGAAATACTTGGAAGTCTAAGTTGTTAATAGTGTCCATAGTGATTGCAAGTGTTGTCGGTATTTTCACTTTAAGCGGCGAACGCCTAAGTAATCGATTGAATTCTGGTATAATGACTGATGGTCGGGCTATCGCATTTCCCATGGTTTTAGAGGGTATTAAAGACAGTCCACTGGTTGGGCATGGTGCCGGTTCATTTGAATATATATTCCAGCAATACCGAACAAATAGCCTAAATATATATTTCGATCGAGCCCATAATGATTATCTTGAATTAGCTTTTACCGTGGGGATACCAGCTACTATCGCATTGCTAATGGCTTTCTTTGCTATCGCTTGGCGTATTAAAAAAGCTATGCGGTATACAGAAAGATATAGAGCGCAGCTGCTCGCGATATTATGCATTATGGGGCAATTAGCTCTGCATTCTCTTGTGGATTTCTCGTTGCAGATGCCTGCTATCGCCTACACATTTATAGCTATTATGGCGATTGGGCTTGTTATTGCTGGTGTTTCTTTAGAGAACGGTCGGAAACGTGTTTCGCAGTAA
- a CDS encoding glycosyltransferase — MKILHIAQRIQGGLASYLEELLYYQEKSDLIENIIVSIPNTEKEYLTKNQKTQYEYHNFILRNIFTMFYFFVFCRKLIKKYNPDVIHLHSAFAGAIGRIAIITLPKNQSVTIYCAHGWSFDMPVSRIKKWLYIKTERILSIYTDVIINISKHEYNRAATEGLPKSKLALIMNGTQDIQTEVQPLNFINQTEMNFVFIGRHDLQKGLDFLLNIFTNNNITANLHILGEAVLNQNNQKSLKKQNIFFHGWQSRDKVDQFITSCDAVIMPSRWEGFGLVAIEAMKLSKPVIANPVGALSEIIQNKTNGYFIPFSETNKAAKMINQMEKSDLAILGRKARKTYLKSYQADRMAAEIQSCYIEAIRNTK; from the coding sequence ATGAAAATACTTCACATTGCTCAAAGAATTCAAGGAGGACTAGCTAGTTACCTAGAAGAGTTGCTATATTATCAAGAAAAATCTGATTTAATCGAAAATATAATAGTATCCATACCCAACACAGAAAAAGAGTATTTAACAAAAAACCAAAAAACTCAATATGAATATCATAACTTTATTTTAAGAAATATTTTTACTATGTTTTATTTTTTTGTCTTTTGTAGAAAACTGATTAAAAAATATAATCCCGATGTAATACATTTACACTCAGCGTTTGCAGGAGCAATAGGCAGAATCGCTATCATAACTTTACCCAAGAACCAATCAGTAACAATTTATTGTGCGCATGGTTGGTCTTTTGATATGCCCGTCAGCAGGATAAAAAAATGGCTCTATATAAAAACAGAGCGAATATTGTCGATATATACCGATGTGATCATCAATATTTCCAAGCATGAATACAACCGGGCAGCTACAGAAGGACTACCGAAATCCAAACTCGCATTAATTATGAATGGTACTCAAGACATACAAACAGAAGTCCAACCATTAAACTTTATAAACCAAACAGAAATGAATTTTGTTTTTATTGGAAGACATGATTTGCAAAAAGGCTTAGACTTTCTATTAAACATCTTCACAAATAATAACATTACTGCCAACCTACACATTTTAGGTGAAGCAGTTCTTAATCAAAACAATCAGAAGTCGCTAAAAAAACAAAATATTTTTTTTCACGGCTGGCAATCTAGAGATAAAGTTGATCAATTTATTACATCGTGTGACGCTGTAATAATGCCATCAAGATGGGAGGGCTTTGGCCTCGTTGCAATTGAAGCAATGAAATTATCTAAACCAGTAATTGCTAACCCGGTAGGCGCCTTATCAGAAATAATCCAGAATAAAACAAACGGGTATTTTATACCTTTCAGCGAGACCAACAAAGCCGCAAAGATGATCAACCAAATGGAAAAGTCAGATCTCGCAATATTAGGCAGGAAAGCAAGAAAGACTTACCTAAAATCATATCAAGCAGATAGAATGGCTGCTGAAATTCAAAGCTGCTACATTGAAGCAATCCGGAATACCAAATAA